From one Mobula birostris isolate sMobBir1 chromosome 20, sMobBir1.hap1, whole genome shotgun sequence genomic stretch:
- the LOC140185476 gene encoding zinc-binding protein A33-like, producing MASKGQVESLTEEAICPICLDFFTNPVILECGHNFCRSCITRCWEREVRNSCPECREVFANRTLRANRALANLVEKVRNVKLNPKRKESKLHCEEHEEELKLFCETDKTLICVICAVAQEHREHRFLPIQEAVKIYMDQLKSSLDSLTMKKSDFQEKERQQKEKISGVRALSHSVQSHITSQFAELRQIITEKEQSLLRDLREEEARIINEMEKNLREIQENIRIIQEEISKLEEQKDQKDSVIFLMKDARRNRRITDDIQKLSVTDEALPVEKFVQPYLLNTVLRGTFDAINRVSVTLDVETANLELKVSEDRKSVRRTETRWNLPDTGKRFTDWPCVLGSEGFTTGRCYWEVEVAGNRVWWLGVAAEFVQRKGRVKLSPETGFWVITRVDDVFGALTSPESRLPAGSIAGRGLLPLSAYVIRNQYAPRLPFTDIVDVFRDSP from the exons ATGGCTTCGAAAGGACAGGTCGAGAGTTTAACCGAGGAGGCAATTTGCCCCATCTGCCTGGATTTCTTTACCAATCCGGTTATATTGGAGTGTGGACACAACTTCTGTCGCTCTTGTATCACACGGTGTTGGGAAAGGGAGGtgagaaactcctgcccggaatgtaGAGAGGTGTTTGCTAACCGCACCCTCAGGGCCAATCGGGCCTTAGCAAATCTGGTTGAAAAAGTTCGAAATGTAAAGCTGAATCCGAAAAGGAAGGAAAGTAAACTTCACTGcgaggaacatgaggaagaaTTGAAGCTGTTTTGCGAAACGGACAagacactgatctgtgtgatctGTGCAGTCGCGCAAGAACACAGAGAACACCGCTTCCTGCCGATTCAAGAAGCCGTTAAAATATACATG GATCAGCTGAAATCttccttagactctctcacaaTGAAGAAATCTGACTTCCAGGAAAAGGAGCGGCaacagaaagagaagatttcCGGAGTTCGG GCACTGTCACACAGCGTTCAGTcccacatcacatcccagtttgcTGAACTGCGCCAGATTATCACTGAGAAAGAGCAGAGCTTACTCAGGGATCTCAGGGAGGAAGAGGCGAGGATTATAAATGAAATGGAGAAAAATCTACGAGAGATTCAAGAGAATATAAGAATTATTCAGGAGGAAATCTCAAAGttagaggaacagaaggatcaaAAAGACAGTGTAATATTTCTCATG aaGGATGCTCGTCGAAACAGGAG GATTACTGACGATATCCAGAAATTGTCAGTGACAGACGAGGCTCTACCGGTTGAAAAATTCGTTCAACCCTATTTGTTGAACACAGTGCTGAGAGGAACATTTGATGCCATTAACAGAG tctctgtcaccctggatgtggaaacggcgaATCTGGAGCTCAaggtgtctgaggatcggaagagtgtgagaCGGACCGAGACCCGGTGGAATCTCCCTGACACCGGGAAGAGATTCACAGACTGGCCTTgtgtgctgggatcggagggattcacaACGGGGAGATGTTATTGGGAGGTGGAGGTGGCGGGGAATCGGGTCTGGTGGCTGGGAGTCGCCGCAGAGTTTGTGCAGAGGAAAGGACGAGTCAAACTGAGTCCGGAGACCGGATTCTGGGTCATCACACGGGTTGATGACGTTTTCGGTGCTCTCACCTCCCCTGAGTCCCGTCTCCCTGCCGGTTCCATCGccgggagg GGACTCCTCCCTTTGTCTGCCTACGTCATTCGTAACCAATATGCACCACGACTCCCTTTTACAGATATTGTGGATGTGTTCAGAGACTCGCCATAG